One Peromyscus leucopus breed LL Stock chromosome 2, UCI_PerLeu_2.1, whole genome shotgun sequence DNA window includes the following coding sequences:
- the Dlgap3 gene encoding disks large-associated protein 3 isoform X1, with protein MRGYHGDRGSHPRPARFADQQHMDVGPASRAPYLLGSREAFSTEPRFCAPRAGLGHLSPEGPLSLSEGPSSVGPEGGPGGVGAGGGSSTFPRMYPGQGPFDTCEDCVGHPQGKGATRLPPTLLDQFEKQLPVQQDGFHTLPYQRGPAGPGPGPGSGPAPEARSESPSRIRHLVHSVQKLFAKSHSLEAPGKRDYNGPKAEGRGGSGGDSYPGPGSGGPHTSHHHHHHHHHHHHQSRHGKRSKSKDRKGDGRHQTKATGWWSSDDNLDSDSGFLAGGRPPGEPGGPFCLEAPDGSYRDLSFKGRAGGSEGRCLACTGMSMSLDGQSVKRSAWHTMMVNQGRDGYPGAGPGKGLLGPETKAKARTYHYLQVPQDDWGGYPTGGKDGEIPCRRMRSGSYIKAMGDEESGDSDGSPKTSPKALARRFASRRSSSVDTARINCCVPPRIHPRSSIPGYSRSLTTGQLSEEFNQQLEAVCGSVFGELESQAVDALDLPGCFRMRSHSYLRAIQAGCSQDDDCLPLLAAPASVSGRPGSSFNFRKAPPPIPTGSQAPPRISITAQSSTDSAHESFTGAEGPARRCSSADGLDGPAMGARTLELAPVPPRASPKPPTLIIKTIPGREELRSLARQRKWRPSIGVQVETISDSDTENRSRREFHSIGVQVEEDKRRARFKRSNSVTAGVQADLELEGLAGLATVATEDKALQFGRSFQRHASEPQPGPRAPTYSVFRTVHTQGQWAYREGYPLPYEPPATDGSPGPTPIPAPGPGSGRRDSWMERGSRSLPDSGRTSPCPRDGEWFIKMLRAEVEKLEHWCQQMEREAEDYELPEEILEKIRSAVGSTQLLLSQKVQQFFRLCQQSLDPTAFPVPTFQDLAGFWDLLQLSIEDVTLKFLELQQLKANSWKLLEPKEEKKVPPPIPKKPSRGRGVPVKERSLDSVDRQRQEARKRLLAAKRAASFRHSSATESADSIEIYIPEAQTRL; from the exons ATGAGGGGTTACCATGGCGACCGAGGCAGCCATCCCCGCCCAGCCCGCTTTGCTGACCAGCAGCATATGGACGTGGGCCCAGCTTCCAGGGCCCCGTACCTGCTGGGCTCCAGGGAGGCCTTCTCCACCGAGCCCCGCTTCTGTGCCCCAAGAGCTGGCCTGGGACACCTTTCTCCAGAAGGGCCCCTGAGCCTGAGTGAGGGCCCATCATCAGTAGGCCCTGAGGGAGGCCcagggggggtgggggctgggggaggcagCAGTACCTTCCCCAGGATGTACCCCGGCCAGGGCCCCTTCGACACCTGCGAAGACTGTGTGGGCCACCCACAGGGCAAGGGTGCCACCCGCCTGCCTCCCACGCTCCTGGATCAGTTTGAAAAGCAGTTGCCCGTTCAGCAAGATGGCTTCCACACACTCCCATACCAGCGAGGTCCAGCAGGGCCTGGGCCTGGACCTGGATCTGGCCCGGCCCCTGAGGCTCGCAGCGAGAGTCCTAGCCGCATCCGGCACCTGGTTCACTCTGTGCAGAAGCTCTTTGCCAAGTCCCACTCTCTGGAGGCACCTGGGAAGCGAGACTACAATGGGCCCAAGGCCGAGGGAAGAGGTGGCTCTGGGGGAGACAGCTACCCCGGCCCAGGCTCTGGGGGCCCTCacacctcccaccaccaccatcaccaccaccaccaccaccaccaccagtctcGCCATGGCAAACGGAGCAAGAGCAAGGACCGCAAGGGGGATGGGCGACACCAGACCAAGGCCACAGGCTGGTGGAGCTCTGATGACAATTTGGACAGTGACAGTGGCTTTCTGGCGGGTGGGAGGCCCCCCGGGGAGCCCGGTGGTCCCTTCTGCCTGGAAGCTCCAGATGGGTCCTACCGAGACTTGAGCTTCAAGGGGCGTGCGGGCGGGTCGGAAGGCCGCTGCCTTGCCTGCACTGGCATGTCCATGTCACTGGACGGGCAGTCAGTCAAGCGAAGTGCCTGGCATACCATGATGGTCAACCAGGGCCGGGATGGATACCCAGGGGCCGGGCCAGGAAAGGGGCTCCTGGGTCCAGAGACCAAGGCCAAAGCCAGGACTTATCACTATCTGCAG GTGCCGCAAGATGACTGGGGGGGTTACCCCACGGGTGGCAAGGATGGGGAGATCCCCTGCCGCAGGATGCGGAGCGGCAGCTACATCAAAGCCATGGGGGATGAGGAGAGTGGAGACTCAGACGGTAGCCCCAAGACATCTCCCAAAGCACTTGCCCGCCGCTTCGCCTCCCGCCGCTCTTCCAGCGTGGACACAGCCAGGATCAA CTGCTGTGTCCCACCCCGGATCCATCCCCGGAGCTCCATCCCTGGCTACAGTCGTTCCCTCACCACTGGACAG CTCAGCGAGGAGTTTAACCAGCAGCTGGAGGCCGTGTGCGGGTCCGTGTTTGGGGAGCTTGAGTCCCAGGCCGTGGACGCCCTGGACCTGCCCGGCTGTTTCCGCATGCGGAGCCACAGCTACCTCCGGGCCATCCAGGCCGGCTGCTCTCAAGATGACGACTGCCTACCCCTCCTtgctgcccctgcctctgtctcagggAGGCCCGGCTCCT CCTTCAACTTCAGAAAGGCCCCGCCCCCCATCCCGACGGGAAGCCAGGCCCCACCCCGCATCTCCATCACCGCCCAGAGCAGCACGGACTCTGCCCACGAGAGCTTCACGGGAGCAGAGGGCCCAGCCCGGCGCTGTAGCTCCGCGGACGGGCTGGACGGCCCGGCCATGGGCGCACGCACCCTCGAGTTGGCACCGGTGCCACCCCGGGCCAGCCCCAAGCCCCCCACACTCATCATTAAGACTATCCCTGGCCGGGAGGAGCTGCGGAGCCTAGCACGGCAGCGGAAGTGGCGGCCGTCCATTGGGGTGCAG GTGGAGACAATCTCAGACTCGGACACCGAGAACAGGAGCCGAAGAGAGTTCCACTCCATTGGCGTTCAGGTGGAAGAGGACAAGAG GCGGGCGAGGTTCAAGCGCTCCAACAGCGTGACAGccggtgtgcaggcagacctggAGCTGGAGGGCTTGGCCGGCCTGGCCACTGTGGCCACAGAAGACAAGGCCCTGCAGTTCGGACGTTCCTTCCAGAGGCACGCCTCTGAGCCCCAGCCCGGGCCCCGGGCCCCCACCTACTCAGTCTTCCGCACGGTCCACACGCAGGGCCAGTGGGCCTACCGCGAGGGCTACCCACTGCCGTATGAGCCGCCGGCCACTGATGGGTCGCCTGGCCCTACCCCTatccccgcccccggccccgggTCCGGCCGCCGAGATTCCTGGATGGAGCGCGGTTCACGCAGCCTCCCCGACTCAGGCCGCACGTCCCCCTGCCCACGGGACGGCGAATGGTTCATCAAGATGCTGCGGGCAGAGGTAGAGAAACTGGAACACTGGTGTCAGCAGATGGAGCGTGAGGCAGAGGACTATGAGCTGCCCGAGGAGA TCCTGGAGAAGATTCGCAGTGCTGTGGGCAGTACCCAGCTTCTCCTGTCTCAGAAGGTCCAGCAGTTCTTCAGACTGTGTCAGCAAAGCTTG GACCCCACTGCGTTCCCTGTGCCCACCTTCCAGGACCTGGCGGGTTTCTGGGACCTCCTGCAGCTCTCCATTGAGGATGTGACCCTCAAGTTCCTGGAGCTACAACAACTCAAGGCCAACAGCTGGAAACTCCTGGAGCCTAag GAGGAGAAGAAGGTCCCTCCGCCGATACCAAAGAAGCCCTCGCGGGGGCGGGGCGTGCCGGTGAAGGAGCGCTCCCTGGACTCCGTGGACCGGCAGCGGCAGGAAGCGCGCAAGCGGCTCCTGGCGGCCAAGCGCGCCGCCTCGTTCCGCCACAGTTCGGCTACCGAGAGCGCGGACAGCATCGAGATCTACATCCCCGAGGCCCAGACCAGGCTGTGA
- the Dlgap3 gene encoding disks large-associated protein 3 isoform X2 — MRGYHGDRGSHPRPARFADQQHMDVGPASRAPYLLGSREAFSTEPRFCAPRAGLGHLSPEGPLSLSEGPSSVGPEGGPGGVGAGGGSSTFPRMYPGQGPFDTCEDCVGHPQGKGATRLPPTLLDQFEKQLPVQQDGFHTLPYQRGPAGPGPGPGSGPAPEARSESPSRIRHLVHSVQKLFAKSHSLEAPGKRDYNGPKAEGRGGSGGDSYPGPGSGGPHTSHHHHHHHHHHHHQSRHGKRSKSKDRKGDGRHQTKATGWWSSDDNLDSDSGFLAGGRPPGEPGGPFCLEAPDGSYRDLSFKGRAGGSEGRCLACTGMSMSLDGQSVKRSAWHTMMVNQGRDGYPGAGPGKGLLGPETKAKARTYHYLQVPQDDWGGYPTGGKDGEIPCRRMRSGSYIKAMGDEESGDSDGSPKTSPKALARRFASRRSSSVDTARINCCVPPRIHPRSSIPGYSRSLTTGQLSEEFNQQLEAVCGSVFGELESQAVDALDLPGCFRMRSHSYLRAIQAGCSQDDDCLPLLAAPASVSGRPGSSFNFRKAPPPIPTGSQAPPRISITAQSSTDSAHESFTGAEGPARRCSSADGLDGPAMGARTLELAPVPPRASPKPPTLIIKTIPGREELRSLARQRKWRPSIGVQVETISDSDTENRSRREFHSIGVQVEEDKRRARFKRSNSVTAGVQADLELEGLAGLATVATEDKALQFGRSFQRHASEPQPGPRAPTYSVFRTVHTQGQWAYREGYPLPYEPPATDGSPGPTPIPAPGPGSGRRDSWMERGSRSLPDSGRTSPCPRDGEWFIKMLRAEVEKLEHWCQQMEREAEDYELPEEILEKIRSAVGSTQLLLSQKVQQFFRLCQQSLDLAGFWDLLQLSIEDVTLKFLELQQLKANSWKLLEPKEEKKVPPPIPKKPSRGRGVPVKERSLDSVDRQRQEARKRLLAAKRAASFRHSSATESADSIEIYIPEAQTRL, encoded by the exons ATGAGGGGTTACCATGGCGACCGAGGCAGCCATCCCCGCCCAGCCCGCTTTGCTGACCAGCAGCATATGGACGTGGGCCCAGCTTCCAGGGCCCCGTACCTGCTGGGCTCCAGGGAGGCCTTCTCCACCGAGCCCCGCTTCTGTGCCCCAAGAGCTGGCCTGGGACACCTTTCTCCAGAAGGGCCCCTGAGCCTGAGTGAGGGCCCATCATCAGTAGGCCCTGAGGGAGGCCcagggggggtgggggctgggggaggcagCAGTACCTTCCCCAGGATGTACCCCGGCCAGGGCCCCTTCGACACCTGCGAAGACTGTGTGGGCCACCCACAGGGCAAGGGTGCCACCCGCCTGCCTCCCACGCTCCTGGATCAGTTTGAAAAGCAGTTGCCCGTTCAGCAAGATGGCTTCCACACACTCCCATACCAGCGAGGTCCAGCAGGGCCTGGGCCTGGACCTGGATCTGGCCCGGCCCCTGAGGCTCGCAGCGAGAGTCCTAGCCGCATCCGGCACCTGGTTCACTCTGTGCAGAAGCTCTTTGCCAAGTCCCACTCTCTGGAGGCACCTGGGAAGCGAGACTACAATGGGCCCAAGGCCGAGGGAAGAGGTGGCTCTGGGGGAGACAGCTACCCCGGCCCAGGCTCTGGGGGCCCTCacacctcccaccaccaccatcaccaccaccaccaccaccaccaccagtctcGCCATGGCAAACGGAGCAAGAGCAAGGACCGCAAGGGGGATGGGCGACACCAGACCAAGGCCACAGGCTGGTGGAGCTCTGATGACAATTTGGACAGTGACAGTGGCTTTCTGGCGGGTGGGAGGCCCCCCGGGGAGCCCGGTGGTCCCTTCTGCCTGGAAGCTCCAGATGGGTCCTACCGAGACTTGAGCTTCAAGGGGCGTGCGGGCGGGTCGGAAGGCCGCTGCCTTGCCTGCACTGGCATGTCCATGTCACTGGACGGGCAGTCAGTCAAGCGAAGTGCCTGGCATACCATGATGGTCAACCAGGGCCGGGATGGATACCCAGGGGCCGGGCCAGGAAAGGGGCTCCTGGGTCCAGAGACCAAGGCCAAAGCCAGGACTTATCACTATCTGCAG GTGCCGCAAGATGACTGGGGGGGTTACCCCACGGGTGGCAAGGATGGGGAGATCCCCTGCCGCAGGATGCGGAGCGGCAGCTACATCAAAGCCATGGGGGATGAGGAGAGTGGAGACTCAGACGGTAGCCCCAAGACATCTCCCAAAGCACTTGCCCGCCGCTTCGCCTCCCGCCGCTCTTCCAGCGTGGACACAGCCAGGATCAA CTGCTGTGTCCCACCCCGGATCCATCCCCGGAGCTCCATCCCTGGCTACAGTCGTTCCCTCACCACTGGACAG CTCAGCGAGGAGTTTAACCAGCAGCTGGAGGCCGTGTGCGGGTCCGTGTTTGGGGAGCTTGAGTCCCAGGCCGTGGACGCCCTGGACCTGCCCGGCTGTTTCCGCATGCGGAGCCACAGCTACCTCCGGGCCATCCAGGCCGGCTGCTCTCAAGATGACGACTGCCTACCCCTCCTtgctgcccctgcctctgtctcagggAGGCCCGGCTCCT CCTTCAACTTCAGAAAGGCCCCGCCCCCCATCCCGACGGGAAGCCAGGCCCCACCCCGCATCTCCATCACCGCCCAGAGCAGCACGGACTCTGCCCACGAGAGCTTCACGGGAGCAGAGGGCCCAGCCCGGCGCTGTAGCTCCGCGGACGGGCTGGACGGCCCGGCCATGGGCGCACGCACCCTCGAGTTGGCACCGGTGCCACCCCGGGCCAGCCCCAAGCCCCCCACACTCATCATTAAGACTATCCCTGGCCGGGAGGAGCTGCGGAGCCTAGCACGGCAGCGGAAGTGGCGGCCGTCCATTGGGGTGCAG GTGGAGACAATCTCAGACTCGGACACCGAGAACAGGAGCCGAAGAGAGTTCCACTCCATTGGCGTTCAGGTGGAAGAGGACAAGAG GCGGGCGAGGTTCAAGCGCTCCAACAGCGTGACAGccggtgtgcaggcagacctggAGCTGGAGGGCTTGGCCGGCCTGGCCACTGTGGCCACAGAAGACAAGGCCCTGCAGTTCGGACGTTCCTTCCAGAGGCACGCCTCTGAGCCCCAGCCCGGGCCCCGGGCCCCCACCTACTCAGTCTTCCGCACGGTCCACACGCAGGGCCAGTGGGCCTACCGCGAGGGCTACCCACTGCCGTATGAGCCGCCGGCCACTGATGGGTCGCCTGGCCCTACCCCTatccccgcccccggccccgggTCCGGCCGCCGAGATTCCTGGATGGAGCGCGGTTCACGCAGCCTCCCCGACTCAGGCCGCACGTCCCCCTGCCCACGGGACGGCGAATGGTTCATCAAGATGCTGCGGGCAGAGGTAGAGAAACTGGAACACTGGTGTCAGCAGATGGAGCGTGAGGCAGAGGACTATGAGCTGCCCGAGGAGA TCCTGGAGAAGATTCGCAGTGCTGTGGGCAGTACCCAGCTTCTCCTGTCTCAGAAGGTCCAGCAGTTCTTCAGACTGTGTCAGCAAAGCTTG GACCTGGCGGGTTTCTGGGACCTCCTGCAGCTCTCCATTGAGGATGTGACCCTCAAGTTCCTGGAGCTACAACAACTCAAGGCCAACAGCTGGAAACTCCTGGAGCCTAag GAGGAGAAGAAGGTCCCTCCGCCGATACCAAAGAAGCCCTCGCGGGGGCGGGGCGTGCCGGTGAAGGAGCGCTCCCTGGACTCCGTGGACCGGCAGCGGCAGGAAGCGCGCAAGCGGCTCCTGGCGGCCAAGCGCGCCGCCTCGTTCCGCCACAGTTCGGCTACCGAGAGCGCGGACAGCATCGAGATCTACATCCCCGAGGCCCAGACCAGGCTGTGA